One genomic window of Methanoculleus horonobensis includes the following:
- a CDS encoding helix-turn-helix domain-containing protein, protein MEPLLTPREVADVLGISIEAVRRFTWSGILPSIKLGGPLGIGQGSDRRISEPIKGGRRGEPPLGRPFGQGRLDGGRVP, encoded by the coding sequence ATGGAACCTCTCTTAACCCCGCGAGAGGTCGCGGATGTCCTCGGGATCTCGATTGAGGCCGTCCGCCGGTTTACGTGGAGTGGAATCCTCCCCTCCATAAAACTCGGGGGGCCCCTCGGGATTGGACAAGGATCCGACCGAAGGATCTCCGAGCCTATCAAAGGAGGCAGGCGCGGTGAGCCGCCTCTCGGACGCCCTTTTGGTCAGGGACGCCTGGATGGGGGCCGGGTACCGTGA
- a CDS encoding minichromosome maintenance protein MCM has product MTSEAEVTVTDRVSDWAGIITRKFAIELAELKRLWPHQRSFPLDTDRLVRSGSLGLTLLRELEVTPGRSIEYIRDALVQKCQYEVTAGRIDPSLIEIRPGNHNYTTPIGKLRSSHANILVTLDGIIRRATPPVAHMTKAVYRCRACGAYTDPIPQSRRQTEEPDVCPRCERKTRMDLVKERSTFIDYQRLQLAENPEGAAAQPQAVDVDVAGDIVGTAQPGDRVRLTGILRTQQQRAGIQNLPDFKYFLECLSIRMEETSFAEVRIDEEDERRIRELAAQPNVCDMVGRSISPSVYGHERVKQAIGLQLFGGVRKTMPDGTPRRGDVHVLLVGDPGIAKSVILRYAVKVAPRGIYTSGQGTTKAGLTAAAVKDDFSDGRWMLEAGALVLADTGLAAVDELDKMSETDRSGLHEAMEQQSVSIAKAGISATLRSRCALLGAANPKKGRFDMYVPLAEQINMAPSLLSRFDLIFTLQDVADRENDAKLSRHILDNHRQRDSDSSSDIIDPETLRKWIKLGRDINPALTDAAVEAVHRFYLDMRGGFQGGNAPIPITPRQEEAVIRLAEGAARMRLSKTVSADDVRVAITLMSSCLRDVAYDVETGQYDIDWLYAGTSHSDRNLEREIEGMIRDGCGRAKVTEIYEKVMETGHGFDQIERTLARMGRSDYSIVNGMVYEKKN; this is encoded by the coding sequence ATGACCTCAGAGGCCGAAGTGACGGTCACTGATCGCGTCAGCGATTGGGCGGGAATCATAACTCGGAAGTTCGCGATCGAGTTGGCCGAACTGAAGCGCCTGTGGCCGCACCAGCGCTCGTTCCCCCTCGACACCGACCGGCTGGTTCGATCCGGGTCTCTTGGCCTGACCCTGCTCCGAGAACTGGAGGTCACTCCAGGTCGGAGCATTGAGTACATCCGGGACGCTCTGGTGCAGAAATGCCAGTACGAAGTGACCGCCGGGCGGATAGATCCCTCCCTCATAGAGATCCGGCCCGGCAACCACAACTATACGACGCCCATCGGGAAACTCCGGTCCAGCCATGCAAACATCCTCGTTACCCTCGACGGCATTATCCGAAGGGCCACCCCGCCGGTCGCGCACATGACCAAGGCAGTTTACCGATGCCGCGCCTGCGGGGCCTACACCGACCCGATCCCTCAGAGCCGCCGGCAGACCGAAGAGCCGGACGTCTGCCCGAGATGCGAGAGGAAAACTCGGATGGATCTGGTGAAGGAGCGATCAACATTCATCGACTACCAGCGGCTACAACTGGCCGAGAACCCGGAGGGTGCAGCCGCACAGCCTCAGGCCGTTGACGTGGACGTTGCCGGGGATATCGTCGGGACCGCTCAGCCTGGGGACCGGGTGCGGCTAACTGGAATCCTTCGGACTCAGCAACAGAGGGCCGGGATCCAGAACCTCCCGGACTTCAAGTACTTCCTTGAGTGTCTTTCGATTCGGATGGAAGAGACGTCATTTGCGGAGGTAAGGATCGATGAGGAGGACGAACGGCGGATCCGGGAACTGGCCGCACAACCGAACGTGTGCGATATGGTAGGAAGGTCGATCAGCCCGTCCGTCTATGGTCATGAGCGGGTGAAGCAGGCGATCGGCCTGCAACTCTTCGGGGGCGTGCGGAAGACGATGCCGGACGGAACTCCTCGTAGAGGAGACGTACATGTACTTCTGGTGGGAGACCCTGGAATTGCAAAATCGGTGATCCTTAGGTACGCGGTGAAGGTCGCCCCAAGGGGCATCTACACCAGTGGTCAAGGGACTACAAAGGCGGGTCTCACCGCAGCAGCCGTGAAGGATGACTTCAGCGATGGTCGGTGGATGCTCGAGGCCGGCGCTCTAGTTCTTGCCGATACCGGGCTGGCGGCGGTAGACGAACTCGACAAGATGAGCGAAACCGACCGTTCTGGGCTGCACGAGGCAATGGAGCAACAGAGCGTGTCGATTGCCAAGGCGGGCATATCAGCAACCCTACGGTCTAGGTGTGCCCTCCTCGGGGCAGCGAACCCGAAGAAGGGGCGGTTCGACATGTATGTCCCTCTCGCGGAGCAGATCAACATGGCCCCCTCGCTCCTTTCCCGGTTCGACCTCATTTTCACCCTCCAGGATGTGGCTGACCGGGAGAACGACGCCAAACTATCGCGGCACATCCTCGACAACCACCGGCAGCGCGACTCAGACTCTAGCTCAGACATTATAGACCCCGAAACCCTCAGAAAGTGGATCAAGCTCGGCCGGGACATTAACCCAGCCCTCACGGACGCAGCAGTAGAGGCAGTACACCGATTCTACCTCGATATGCGGGGCGGGTTCCAAGGAGGCAACGCCCCGATCCCGATCACACCCCGTCAGGAAGAAGCGGTGATCAGGCTGGCCGAGGGGGCCGCTCGGATGCGGTTGAGCAAAACTGTTTCCGCAGACGACGTCCGTGTGGCTATCACGCTCATGAGTTCCTGCCTTCGCGACGTGGCCTATGACGTCGAGACCGGACAGTACGATATCGACTGGCTCTATGCGGGGACGAGCCATAGTGATCGGAACCTTGAGCGTGAGATCGAGGGCATGATCCGCGACGGGTGCGGGAGAGCCAAAGTGACTGAAATATACGAGAAAGTCATGGAAACCGGGCATGGGTTCGACCAGATCGAGCGGACCCTGGCCCGCATGGGTCGTTCGGACTACTCTATTGTGAACGGCATGGTGTACGAGAAAAAGAACTAA